In a single window of the Prevotella melaninogenica genome:
- a CDS encoding ketopantoate reductase family protein, giving the protein MDILIIGLGVIGTTYASVFKEAGHNVEHYIREGSDKKDITNIEVTLLDGRESSKGIQVKNKYTVNPHSKKEYDMIFVSISQGKIANVMEMLRKEAFKGTILLCCNLWYDKQYLDKIMQGYDYILAFPVAGGCIKIKREGLVTKAELDCCLFDHFMIESKNKTTISNYEAICNLFKSSNIKLENPYNMLEWIWIHMAINAAVISVIGKNGDINDSITSVHKLINSLKLLATTIKTIRETIKIAASRGINMKYYRNELWVYKLPAQLSAIFMKRMFATNNLTRRIMELHGNIDDLLYICNSVYKEGKINNISAPIFYQYLEDITRRITNK; this is encoded by the coding sequence ATGGATATATTGATTATAGGATTAGGAGTTATCGGAACAACTTATGCTTCTGTGTTTAAAGAGGCTGGTCACAATGTTGAACATTACATTCGGGAAGGAAGTGATAAAAAAGACATAACCAATATTGAAGTTACATTATTAGATGGAAGAGAATCATCAAAAGGTATTCAAGTCAAAAACAAGTATACAGTAAATCCACACTCAAAGAAAGAATATGACATGATTTTCGTAAGTATTTCACAAGGAAAGATTGCCAATGTGATGGAGATGCTACGAAAAGAAGCATTCAAAGGAACAATACTCTTATGCTGTAATCTATGGTATGACAAGCAATATCTTGATAAAATTATGCAAGGATATGATTATATCTTAGCCTTTCCCGTTGCTGGAGGTTGCATAAAGATAAAAAGAGAAGGGCTTGTCACAAAGGCTGAACTTGATTGTTGTTTATTCGATCATTTCATGATAGAGTCTAAAAATAAGACAACAATATCAAATTATGAGGCTATCTGCAATCTATTCAAGTCCTCTAACATCAAACTTGAGAACCCTTATAACATGTTGGAATGGATATGGATACACATGGCTATCAACGCTGCAGTTATCTCAGTCATAGGGAAAAATGGAGACATCAATGACAGCATAACATCAGTTCATAAACTTATAAACTCTCTAAAGTTATTGGCAACTACGATTAAAACTATTCGTGAGACAATAAAAATAGCAGCTTCACGTGGTATTAACATGAAATATTACAGAAATGAATTATGGGTATATAAACTACCAGCTCAGCTTTCTGCCATTTTCATGAAACGTATGTTTGCTACAAATAATCTTACAAGAAGGATTATGGAATTACATGGAAACATTGATGACTTATTGTATATATGCAATAGCGTATATAAAGAAGGGAAAATAAACAATATTTCAGCTCCAATTTTTTATCAGTATTTAGAAGATATTACAAGAAGAATTACAAATAAATAA
- the rnc gene encoding ribonuclease III has protein sequence MLNNIIDRIKLPFRKEKELYLSLYQIIGIIPHDISYYKTALLHKSVARRNAKGKPVNNERLEFLGDAILDAIVGDIVYEHFPGKREGFLTNTRSKIVQRDTLNRLAKEMGICQLILSNGHTSSHNSYLGGNAFEALVGALYLDHGYNACMKFMKQQVLGQLINIDKVAYKEVNFKSKLIEWSQKNKVNMEFKLIENQKDKQGSPTFHFQVIMEGIPCGEGHGYSKKESQQEASKLTLQRLRREPQFIDEVFAAKANRTKMEEEPVLNVPETSQDMNFIEGSEPKVEKHENPFLTEVFDEKSSAADEVKEELADSPVEEEEKTNNESFDLSDISHSKPIDREAIIAAAEAEAFENK, from the coding sequence ATGCTGAATAATATAATTGATAGAATAAAGCTCCCTTTCCGCAAGGAGAAGGAGCTTTATTTGTCTTTGTACCAAATTATCGGCATTATTCCCCACGATATCAGTTATTATAAGACTGCACTCTTGCACAAGAGCGTAGCGCGTCGTAACGCAAAGGGTAAGCCAGTAAACAATGAACGACTTGAGTTCCTTGGTGATGCTATTCTCGATGCCATTGTAGGTGACATTGTTTATGAGCATTTCCCAGGTAAGCGTGAAGGTTTTCTGACGAATACTCGTTCAAAGATAGTACAACGCGATACGCTAAACCGCCTGGCTAAAGAGATGGGAATCTGTCAGTTGATTCTCTCTAACGGGCATACGTCTTCGCATAACAGTTATCTCGGTGGTAATGCTTTTGAGGCACTCGTAGGCGCTCTCTATCTTGATCATGGCTATAATGCTTGCATGAAGTTTATGAAACAACAAGTCCTTGGACAGCTTATCAATATTGATAAAGTGGCTTACAAGGAGGTGAACTTCAAGTCAAAGCTTATTGAATGGAGCCAGAAGAACAAGGTCAATATGGAGTTCAAGCTGATTGAAAACCAAAAAGATAAGCAGGGTAGTCCTACCTTCCACTTCCAAGTGATTATGGAAGGTATCCCATGTGGTGAAGGACACGGCTATTCAAAGAAGGAAAGCCAGCAAGAGGCTTCCAAGCTTACGCTCCAGCGTTTGCGCCGTGAACCCCAGTTTATAGATGAGGTATTTGCCGCCAAAGCCAACCGTACAAAGATGGAAGAAGAGCCAGTACTTAATGTTCCGGAAACTTCACAGGACATGAACTTCATTGAAGGCTCTGAACCCAAGGTTGAAAAGCATGAGAATCCTTTCCTAACAGAAGTCTTTGACGAGAAGTCATCGGCTGCTGATGAAGTGAAAGAAGAGTTGGCTGATTCCCCAGTAGAGGAAGAAGAGAAGACAAACAATGAGTCTTTTGACCTCTCAGATATTTCTCATTCAAAGCCTATTGACCGCGAAGCTATTATCGCAGCTGCTGAGGCAGAAGCGTTTGAAAACAAATAA